A genomic segment from Syntrophorhabdales bacterium encodes:
- a CDS encoding mandelate racemase/muconate lactonizing enzyme family protein, with product MKITGVELIPLTMYFKSVIEESFGTVGKREDDVVVRIHTDEGITGLGEGPTLGPFYSGESQETVMGIIAHHLFPKVLEGKDPFDIDPIHFQMEKVVYRNTVAKAAIDWALHDIMGKALNVPLYKLLGGKFTDEIPLRGSVGIDTPQKMAENAKRITDEGFKAIKMKVGLEPIMDVDRVKAIRAVVPADIIINIDVNGAYAPKDAIWMLQHVSEYVPITVEQPVRRDDLEGLALVKKCVNVPIGACESALTLPEVSRVIQQGAADFFNFKIDRSGGFYPGKIAVKMIEAAGLFVIASEQLGFGIEVAGQAHFGVSTQGMKWPGGYAAGLIGMAGKLDTVGFEGDIVDKTPVVKNGKLRVPEGPGLGVQLVEEKWRRYLTPGKEIIKLGRIS from the coding sequence ATGAAGATTACAGGCGTTGAGCTTATTCCGCTCACCATGTATTTCAAGTCGGTCATCGAAGAATCGTTCGGTACCGTTGGGAAAAGAGAAGATGACGTGGTCGTCAGAATACATACGGACGAGGGTATTACGGGTCTGGGCGAGGGCCCGACCCTGGGCCCTTTTTACAGCGGTGAGAGCCAGGAGACGGTGATGGGTATCATTGCCCATCATCTTTTCCCTAAAGTGCTCGAAGGCAAAGACCCGTTTGACATCGACCCAATCCACTTTCAGATGGAGAAGGTCGTCTACCGAAACACAGTTGCCAAGGCTGCCATTGATTGGGCCCTTCACGACATCATGGGTAAAGCTCTCAACGTCCCGCTCTACAAGTTGCTGGGGGGCAAGTTTACCGACGAGATACCTTTGCGCGGCAGCGTCGGCATAGACACACCGCAAAAGATGGCCGAGAATGCAAAGAGAATCACCGATGAGGGCTTCAAAGCCATCAAAATGAAGGTGGGATTAGAGCCTATTATGGATGTGGACCGCGTAAAGGCGATTCGTGCTGTGGTGCCGGCGGACATCATCATCAACATAGATGTTAATGGCGCATATGCACCCAAGGACGCCATCTGGATGCTCCAGCATGTCTCCGAGTATGTTCCTATCACCGTAGAACAGCCGGTTCGCAGGGACGACCTCGAGGGGCTGGCACTGGTAAAGAAATGCGTCAATGTGCCTATCGGCGCGTGCGAATCGGCACTGACTCTGCCGGAGGTTTCCAGGGTCATACAACAGGGGGCCGCTGATTTCTTCAACTTCAAAATCGACCGGTCCGGAGGGTTTTACCCCGGCAAGATAGCAGTCAAGATGATTGAGGCTGCAGGCCTCTTCGTGATAGCCTCGGAACAGCTCGGTTTTGGCATAGAGGTAGCAGGACAGGCGCATTTCGGCGTGTCGACGCAGGGAATGAAATGGCCGGGCGGTTATGCGGCCGGCCTTATCGGAATGGCAGGCAAGTTGGACACTGTCGGTTTTGAGGGCGACATCGTAGACAAGACGCCGGTTGTCAAGAACGGAAAGCTGCGGGTGCCGGAGGGCCCGGGCCTGGGTGTTCAACTGGTCGAGGAGAAGTGGAGGCGCTATCTGACGCCGGGAAAAGAAATCATTAAACTCGGACGCATTTCCTAG